GATGTGAATTATTGGATACAAAAAGAAGTAAAAGAAACGATGGGAGAAGAGCTCTCGATATACTTAGCTGACCTCATCTTTTTTGAGACGAGTATAAACGTACTTGGGATGAATGTACCGATAGAAATGGTTTTTGCTCCTAATGTAACAGAGGAAGGAAATTTAGTTCTTTATGAGCATTCTTTTCGAGTTGGTGTCTTACAATTGTCTTCTGAAAGAGTCTTACAGTTAATGCAAACTTCAGTGGACTTTCCAGACTGGATGGAAGTGATCCCGCCAGAAAGGAAGATCTTTTTAAATATTAGAGATGGTATCAGTGATGAGATGCAGGTAAAAGTACAAAAGTTCGATTTGGACGAAAATGAAATTGTGTTGGAGGTAACAATAAAATAAAAAAATGAAGAAATCCGCAGTCAAGATATGTATGACTGCGGATTTTACTATGGTTGACTTTTAAATAAAATATGAAAGCCATCTTGGTGTTCTTCTATAAGTGAGGACTTTGGCGCCGTCCGTAATTGTTTAAAGTTCATATAATCGTATACACATAAACCTATATTTAGCGCTGAGATCATAGCCAAATAATGTAACCACTGTGGAAACAGAATCGTCACAATAACTGCTGAAACGGTAATAACAATCGCAGGTGAACAGATTGATAAAAGAACGATTCGCTTTGGCAATGCATTTTTTGTTGAATAATAAATATATGGCCATTGATTTCGTCTTATTCCAAGAGTCGCTTTTTTTCCTTTCATCCAAATTGGTAAACAGTGCAAAAATAAATGAGCTGGAAAAACTAAAAATAAGCTAAAAAATAAAAATCCAACCCCGTAATCGATAAGCGGTTGCTGGGAAAAAAACGTTCGGAATATTAGATAATAAACAATAAAATAGCCGACCATAACAATTCCTGATAAGAACCATAGGCGTTCTTTTCCAAAGTCATGCTCAACTGAAATGGTTTTCAAGCAGTTCATCTGCTTCCACCTCCTTTAATCCATTATTGTAATTTACGCCCTTAGCAAGGAGAAATCAAGTCTTTTTTAAAAGATTTTTTCCTTGTATTTTTCAAATGATTTGTTCTCGCTAGGGCCCCTACTGTTCTCATGTAAATAGTTTGAGTAAAAAATAAAAAAATAACCGACCTTGGTCGGTTATGATTGTTATGATGATTCTTTCTCTCTTTCTTCTTCGAATTCCTTTGGGACGAGTCTTCCATTTACTTCATCAAAATCAGATTCTAGCTTAGATAACGATTTTTCGAAAATGGTCATAAAATCAGGCCCGTAAACATGTTTTAAAATACTCATTAGTTCGGAGAAGTCAGGGAACTTACCGTATAATTCTTTAATAGGTAATGAACCACTGTAAATACCGTATGTATGTGGGTCATAAGTCTCTAACGTTTTTAGAAGTAGTTCTTCTCCTTCATCAGTTAAGTACACGTACGTATTTCGCTTGTCGTTATTGCGTTTAGAAAACTTCAAGTACCCACGCTCTTCAAGTTTCTTTGAGAAATTAAAGGCTGTGGAAACGTGCATTACGCCAAATTTTGCGATATCTGAAATCGAAGCTCCTTCTAGGTGATATGAGATCCATAAAATATGGTGTTCATTAATATTTAAGTCATATGGTTTAATCCATGATTGCCAATCTTTTTCAACAGATTTCCATAAAGCTTTACTTAATTGAGCCACCTTATGACTAAACATGATTGATTGTTTCACTGAATGTGCAGGGTGTTGCTCCACTATGATTCCCTCCCATGTAAAGTTAGAGGTTGTTCAAAAAGTATGGAAAAGATTTTGCCACCAATATTTTCCCTTCTTTTTGAACAATCTCTTTTTTGGATATTATCGAAAAATTCAATATTTTATTAGTAAAATGATATTAACATCATAACATAATGCATAAAAAAATCTCAATATCCTTTCTGTATTTTCTGAAAATTATTTTTAGAAATGTTGTAATGCTAGTAGGTGTGCAGTTGTAGTCGTTAATAACGGTAAGGTTTCTTTGTTTCACAGATTAAAGCATTATAGGTGCGCCTTTTGATAATGAAAAGGGCAGTATTACTATATAATATTTCTTTTATTTTAGTACATATGGGAGGGACTTTTAATAAAGGCAATTTTTAAAAAACGGGCTTCTTATTAGAAACCCGTCATCACCATGCATATGTCTACACCGTTTTTATACGTGAGTGAATGTCTTTAGCAATTTCTTGTAACTGTTCAGGAGAGTATTGGCTGCTATGATCGTGCCATACAGCACCAAAACCATCACCTTTACCATACCTAGGAATAAGGTGTAGGTGGTAATGGAATACTGATTGACCTGCATCCTTACCATTATTGTTTAATACGTTCATTCCTAGTGGCTCATACGCTTCTTTAATGGCATTTGCGATTTTTGGGACAACTGCAAATAATTGCTTAGCAGTATCTTCGCTTAATTCGTAAATGTTTTCTTCATGCTTTTTCGGAATGACTAACGTATGTCCTTTTGTCACTTGACTCAAATCTAAAAATGCAAGAACGTGGTCATCTTCATAAACTTTTGATGAAGGGATGTCCCCATTGATGATTTTACAAAAAATACAATCGTTTGCTTCTGACATGCAATTCACCTCTTCTTAATATTTTTACCAATATTATCATATATTTCCCCTGAATGAAAAAGGCATGTCTATTTTAGTCTTTTTATTCATACGATTGGACAATGGGAGGTGCTACTATTGGTCATTAAACAAAAGTTCGTATTATTTATCCTCTTGTTTTTAATCTTTACGAGTATGCATATGCAGTTTCCAGTCTTTACTCCACTTGCTGTTTCTCTTGGTGCAGGGAGCTTTTTAATTGGCGTCATGCTTAGTGTTACTTCTTTTGTAAATTTAGGTGGAAACTTAGTTGCTGGAAATTATATTGATAAGTATGGAGCAAAGGTATTTATCACCATTCCATTGTTGCTTATGTCCATTTCATTACTGCTTCACACACTCATCTCAGAATCGACTCATTTGTTTGCATTACGTGTGCTAAATGGACTTATATTAGCCTTTTTAACGCCGGCCTGTATGACGTTGTTGTCTTCGTATGCAAAAACGAATGAAGAGCAGAGTAAAAATATGGCGATGAATACGTTAATGATTACAGCAGCGATGACTACTGCACCTGTCGCAGGGGGAATAATTGGAGAGAGAGCAGGTGCTGACGGTACGTATCTATTTATTTCTGCCGTAACGTTTCTTGCCTTTATGATCGCATATAAGTATTTACATCAGCCTTCATTACCTGTGAAGAAAACGAATGTGACAAATCCTCTTCAAATAATAAAACAACATTCACTTCTTCCAGTGTTTTTAACGGCTTTTGCGGTTATGTTTGCTCAAGGAACATTAATGTACGAGCTACCGTTTCTTTCAGTTGAGGCAGGTCTAACAAAAGGGGAAGTTGGGAAAAATGCAGCATACATGGGAATCGGGACATTTTTCATTCTTTCGTTTGTTTTATTGCATAAGTTAAATACAAGATTTCGCATTTTATTAGGGCTTTTTAGCATGTCCGCCTCATTTATGTGGATGATGTTTACAGCTCCGGTAGTATCGGTAGGAAGTTTAATCTTGTTTGGCATTTCAACAGGGATCTTGTTTCCAGCTATGATGACACTTCTGACAGAAAATGTGATGCCAGAAAGTAGAGGGAAAGCTTTTGCTGTTCTGTCTGCTGTATTTTCAGTTGGAACAATTTCGTCACCTTTTATCGCTGGTGCCGTACGTGATGTTATATCTCCATACTTTATCGCTTGGATCATTGTCATGCTAGCTGTCACATCTATCGGTCTGCTATTTATAGAGAAAGGAAAAAAGCCATATTTCGCTCATTCATAACTTTTCATTGAATATAAGATTCGTTATAGTAAAAGAGTGGAAATATCTTTGATTTAAACAAAGTTAAGATCCGATTATTTTTTAAGATGAATAAAGGAGACGTAACTAATGACAGAGCAATTGTTATCGATAAACAATGTATCAGGTGGGTATCAGCGTAGTAAACCTGTATTACACGATGTTTCATTTTCAGTAAACCGTCACGAAATTGTTGGGTTAATCGGTTTAAATGGTGCTGGTAAAAGTACAACAATTAAGCATATTCTAGGGTTAATGGAACCACATGCCGGTGAAGTAACAATTGAAGGGAAGTCCTTTCGCGAAAATAAAGAAGGGTATCGTCAACAACTTGCATATATTCCTGAGACCCCTCTTCTATATGAGGAGATGACTCTTTGGGAGCATTTAGAATTAACGGCAATGGCTTACGGGCTGGATAAACAAACATTTGAAGAACGGGGCGAAAAGCTGCTCAAAGAATTTCGAATGAAAAAAATGAAGAACTGGTTTCCGAGTCACTTTTCTAAAGGTATGCGACAAAAGGTTATGATTATGTGTGCTTTTCTAATCAGGCCCCCACTGTACATTGCGGACGAGCCATTCGTAGGTCTTGATCCGATCGGAATTAAATCTTTTCTCGACCGAATGGTAGAGATGAAGGAAGAAGGGTGTGGTATTTTAATGTCCACACACATCTTAGCGACAGCCGAAAAGTATTGCGATCGTTTTATCCTTCTTCATCATGGGCGAATCATCTTGCAAGGGACGTTAGCTGAATTACAAAATCAAGCAAAAATGCCTGGCGCGGATTTAGATGACATTTATGTTGAAGTAACGAAGGAAGATGACGATGATTGAAGAAAAAGAGCTTTGGATAAAACGGCGTAGTGATTATTGGACGATGGCAATTAAGTATTTGAGGTTAATCGGCAACAGTGGGTTTCTGTTTACTTTATACTTATTATTTCTCTTCGGAAGCTATTATTATGGTGAGTTTTTAGCGTGGCTTCCTGAAACATTTCCAGCAACTTTATTTTTTACTGCTATGTTCACCTGGATGGTTACGAGGGGGAGAGTACGTACTTTTGCAAAGCAAGGTGATTTGTTTTACCTAATTCCCTTGGAAGGGAGAATGTCTCCTTATTTTCGTTCTTCCATTAAGTACAGTTGGATGATGGAAACATTTTGGCTAGCCCTTGTTTTTTTAATATTAACACCGCTATTTTTTGATCGAATTGCTGACTCTAGTTCGGTTTTGTTCTCAATTCTTATATTACTGAGTGGCTTAAAGCTTTGGAACTTGGCATCAAGCTTTGAAGAGCAGCGTATTCAAGAAACGAATGTGTACTTTTTACATATGGCAATGAGACTTGGTTTAAATGGTGTAGCGGTATTTGCATTGTTTTCTTTACAGTCCGTATGGTTAATCGCTTCACTTGCTTTTAGTTTGCTTCTATTTTATATCGGATATTTTCATAGGCTCTCACGTACACATAGTATTAAATGGGACCGCCTTGTAGATATAGAAAACAAAACAGTGATGACCTTTTACAGAGTTGCAAACTCGTTTACGGACGTACCGGCGTTAAAAACTACGGTAAAATATCGAGGGTGGCTATCATTTTTATTTACCGTTATTAAACATAAAAAAGAACACGTATATCGTTATATGTTTTTAAAAGCTTTTGTTCGTTCAAACGATTACTTTGGCATTTATTTAAGGCTGACATTACTTGGGGTACTATTTTTAAGCATTGTTCAACTCGACTGGGGCAGATGGTTACTAGCGATTATTTTCCCTTACATGACGGCGTTACAGTTAGAGACAGTGAGAAACCATTTTGTGACACATCAAATGATTGAACTATATCCAATACGTGTTGAGTCGAAGTTTTCTAACCATCAATTCCTCATTCAGTTTTTCGGTGTATTACAAGCAGTTATTTTTGGTATAACAGTTTCTATCGCGCACTCTCTACTTGACGGTGGAATTACACTTCTATTCGGAATTGCAGTGTACGCCTTTCATTTAAATGTACGTTTGAAAAAAGTGTACGAAGCTAATTAGGTTGGAATGGAAAAAAGGGGGAAGAACTTTGAGGGAGGAAATGGTTGAACGGGAACTAAAACGGTGGGAACGAAAAACGTTAAAGCCACAGTCAATTACCGGGAAGTTTACTAAAGACATGCAAAATAAAATCAATAGAAAAATTCCTGAAAAAGTTCACCAAACCGTATCAAGCAGTGTAAAACAGATGGTGCGGGCAACTTTAGCTGGCAGTGACTACTTATCAGATCAAAAAATGATTTTAGAACGTACTCTAGATGAACGTGAAGAGATTTTAGATAAAAAGGTTGAAATGTATAAACGTTCAGCGGCAGTTGAAGGAGCAGGTACTGGGGCTGGAGGTATTTTTCTTGGGCTTGCAGACTTTCCGCTTTTATTGAGTATAAAAATGAAATTTCTTTTCGATGCAGCAAAAATATATGGCTTTGATGTGAAAGATTATCGTGAACGATTATTTCTGTTAAATGTCTTTCAGCTAGCTTTTTCAAAAGATGAACAAAAAGCTAAAACGTTCGAGAAAGTGACAAACTGGGATAAAGAAAAGGAAAAACTCCCAGATCGCCTGACTTATATGGAGTCCATCGACTGGAAGTCATTTCAACTTGAATATCGTGACTTTATCGATTTACCGAAAACGTTACAACTCATCCCAGGGTTTGGTGCAATTGTTGGTGCCGTTGCAAACTATCATTATTTAGATGTGTTAGCTTACCATGCGAAAAATAGTTTTCGCCATAGGTTATTAAAACAGTAATGCAGGGATGTCTCAATGGGTGGAAGTGTCCGTTGAGGCATTTTTTTTGCATGAAAACGTAACCGTGGTATTGGTGACGTTGCTCGGGAGAATACGAGTAGGAGGTAATCAATCTCTGTATTGGTGTATTGCATAAATTGTGAAAAAAGGAAGGTAACGATCAATCACACATATGAGCGTAAAAAAGAAAAGATCACCAAGTAAATATTGGTGACCTACATTTGAATCAAATCATTTATTTATATTTTTGAAATGAAGCAAGTGTTAACCTCGCTAACGCCTTCGCTCCGTATAACATTGCTTTTTCATCGATATCAAATTTCGGATGGTGGTGTGGGTACGTAACATCCCAATTAGGGCTTTGTGCGCCAGTAAAGAAAAACGCTCCTTTTACGTGGTGTAAGTAGTAACTAAAGTCTTCTCCACCCATTTGTGGTTTGCTCTCCTCAACTTTGGAGATTTCAGGAATATCCTTTGTGATATCACGTACAAACTGTGATTCTTCACAATGGTTAATTAGTGCAGGATAACCTTTATAATAATGGAAATTCACTTCAGCACCGAAGCTAGCAGCTAATCCATCGATGACACGGTTCATTTCTTCTTGTACTTGCCGTTGTGTCTGTTCATCAAAAGTACGAACAGTTCCGATGAGTTTTGCAGTGTCTGCAATAACATTAAAAGCATTTTTAGCTTCGAAAGATCCGACGCTAATAACAACAGGGTCTAGTGGATCAACTCTACGACTGACGATTTGCTGAAATGATTCGACGAGTTGTGAACCTAGTAAAATTGCATCTTTTGAATTGTGAGGTTGAGCTCCGTGCCCGCCTTTACCTTGAACAAAAATCTCAAACTTATCTGCTGCAGCCATTAAAGCATTTTCGTTATATTGAATTACTCCAGTAGGTTCTGTTGCCCATAAGTGAGTGCCAAAAATGACGTCAACACCTTCAAGGCAGCCATCTGCAATCATTGCAATCGCTCCACCTGGCGCTAGTTCTTCAGCATGTTGGTGTATAAAGACAACGCTTCCTTCCAAAGAATCTTGTTCGCTTTTTAATGCTTTTGCTAGAATTAGTAATAGTGCTGTATGCCCATCATGACCGCATGCATGTGTGACTCCTGGAACCTTCGATTTGTAAGGAACATCCTTTTCATCTTGCATAGGGAGTGCATCGAAATCGGCTCGCAGTGCAACTGTTGGTCCAGGTTTTCCTCCCGTTAATGTGGCGACAACACCTCGTTCGCCGACCTCTTCCTTAACCTCTAAACCTATTTTGCGATGGTAATCAGCAATATATTTTGGTGTTTTTACTTCTTGAAATGAAAGCTCTGGGTGTTGATGTAAATACCTTCTAATCTGTACCATCTCATCATAATAACTGTGTAATTTCTCTTCTATTTTAGATATCATGATTCTCATCTCCTCTCATCTATAACTACGATATTTCTTCTAAAACCTTTCCACAAAAATTAGCCGTTTTCCTCCCTTCGACAGGAAGTTTCAATAATTTTCTTAAAAATCGCTAATTTGAGCCAATTTCATCACTCAAAATAAGATGCGAAACTCCGAATGATGAGCGTGAACTTCACTTCAGACGGACTCCGACCTGCGACGAGTAACCGCAGGAGCATTCTTTACCTGCGACGAGCAAGCATAGCGGCGCAGGAGCACAAAGCAACGGCTTC
The Bacillus shivajii DNA segment above includes these coding regions:
- a CDS encoding YpmS family protein; amino-acid sequence: MKREDTNIWKIAFFSFLGFIIAMILVGMTILYFVLQPVEIEERQAHIQEDIDGATFTVSTTKEDVNYWIQKEVKETMGEELSIYLADLIFFETSINVLGMNVPIEMVFAPNVTEEGNLVLYEHSFRVGVLQLSSERVLQLMQTSVDFPDWMEVIPPERKIFLNIRDGISDEMQVKVQKFDLDENEIVLEVTIK
- a CDS encoding DUF3267 domain-containing protein, translated to MNCLKTISVEHDFGKERLWFLSGIVMVGYFIVYYLIFRTFFSQQPLIDYGVGFLFFSLFLVFPAHLFLHCLPIWMKGKKATLGIRRNQWPYIYYSTKNALPKRIVLLSICSPAIVITVSAVIVTILFPQWLHYLAMISALNIGLCVYDYMNFKQLRTAPKSSLIEEHQDGFHILFKSQP
- a CDS encoding HTH-type transcriptional regulator Hpr, translating into MEQHPAHSVKQSIMFSHKVAQLSKALWKSVEKDWQSWIKPYDLNINEHHILWISYHLEGASISDIAKFGVMHVSTAFNFSKKLEERGYLKFSKRNNDKRNTYVYLTDEGEELLLKTLETYDPHTYGIYSGSLPIKELYGKFPDFSELMSILKHVYGPDFMTIFEKSLSKLESDFDEVNGRLVPKEFEEEREKESS
- a CDS encoding HIT family protein — protein: MSEANDCIFCKIINGDIPSSKVYEDDHVLAFLDLSQVTKGHTLVIPKKHEENIYELSEDTAKQLFAVVPKIANAIKEAYEPLGMNVLNNNGKDAGQSVFHYHLHLIPRYGKGDGFGAVWHDHSSQYSPEQLQEIAKDIHSRIKTV
- a CDS encoding MFS transporter, with amino-acid sequence MVIKQKFVLFILLFLIFTSMHMQFPVFTPLAVSLGAGSFLIGVMLSVTSFVNLGGNLVAGNYIDKYGAKVFITIPLLLMSISLLLHTLISESTHLFALRVLNGLILAFLTPACMTLLSSYAKTNEEQSKNMAMNTLMITAAMTTAPVAGGIIGERAGADGTYLFISAVTFLAFMIAYKYLHQPSLPVKKTNVTNPLQIIKQHSLLPVFLTAFAVMFAQGTLMYELPFLSVEAGLTKGEVGKNAAYMGIGTFFILSFVLLHKLNTRFRILLGLFSMSASFMWMMFTAPVVSVGSLILFGISTGILFPAMMTLLTENVMPESRGKAFAVLSAVFSVGTISSPFIAGAVRDVISPYFIAWIIVMLAVTSIGLLFIEKGKKPYFAHS
- a CDS encoding ABC transporter ATP-binding protein, whose product is MTEQLLSINNVSGGYQRSKPVLHDVSFSVNRHEIVGLIGLNGAGKSTTIKHILGLMEPHAGEVTIEGKSFRENKEGYRQQLAYIPETPLLYEEMTLWEHLELTAMAYGLDKQTFEERGEKLLKEFRMKKMKNWFPSHFSKGMRQKVMIMCAFLIRPPLYIADEPFVGLDPIGIKSFLDRMVEMKEEGCGILMSTHILATAEKYCDRFILLHHGRIILQGTLAELQNQAKMPGADLDDIYVEVTKEDDDD
- a CDS encoding ABC transporter permease — encoded protein: MIEEKELWIKRRSDYWTMAIKYLRLIGNSGFLFTLYLLFLFGSYYYGEFLAWLPETFPATLFFTAMFTWMVTRGRVRTFAKQGDLFYLIPLEGRMSPYFRSSIKYSWMMETFWLALVFLILTPLFFDRIADSSSVLFSILILLSGLKLWNLASSFEEQRIQETNVYFLHMAMRLGLNGVAVFALFSLQSVWLIASLAFSLLLFYIGYFHRLSRTHSIKWDRLVDIENKTVMTFYRVANSFTDVPALKTTVKYRGWLSFLFTVIKHKKEHVYRYMFLKAFVRSNDYFGIYLRLTLLGVLFLSIVQLDWGRWLLAIIFPYMTALQLETVRNHFVTHQMIELYPIRVESKFSNHQFLIQFFGVLQAVIFGITVSIAHSLLDGGITLLFGIAVYAFHLNVRLKKVYEAN
- a CDS encoding EcsC family protein — its product is MVERELKRWERKTLKPQSITGKFTKDMQNKINRKIPEKVHQTVSSSVKQMVRATLAGSDYLSDQKMILERTLDEREEILDKKVEMYKRSAAVEGAGTGAGGIFLGLADFPLLLSIKMKFLFDAAKIYGFDVKDYRERLFLLNVFQLAFSKDEQKAKTFEKVTNWDKEKEKLPDRLTYMESIDWKSFQLEYRDFIDLPKTLQLIPGFGAIVGAVANYHYLDVLAYHAKNSFRHRLLKQ
- a CDS encoding amidohydrolase → MISKIEEKLHSYYDEMVQIRRYLHQHPELSFQEVKTPKYIADYHRKIGLEVKEEVGERGVVATLTGGKPGPTVALRADFDALPMQDEKDVPYKSKVPGVTHACGHDGHTALLLILAKALKSEQDSLEGSVVFIHQHAEELAPGGAIAMIADGCLEGVDVIFGTHLWATEPTGVIQYNENALMAAADKFEIFVQGKGGHGAQPHNSKDAILLGSQLVESFQQIVSRRVDPLDPVVISVGSFEAKNAFNVIADTAKLIGTVRTFDEQTQRQVQEEMNRVIDGLAASFGAEVNFHYYKGYPALINHCEESQFVRDITKDIPEISKVEESKPQMGGEDFSYYLHHVKGAFFFTGAQSPNWDVTYPHHHPKFDIDEKAMLYGAKALARLTLASFQKYK